TATAATATACTAGATGTGATATCGTGTTATGATTATTGCCAACTGATGATAGATCTATTCTTACCGGAAGGAGATTCTCTATGAAAGTCATCGCTGCACTTAACGGTACCATTACAGCTGAGAGTATGGCTTTATATGCCCTCAGGTATGCTAAGGGTCAAGACCTTCCCCTTCTCCTGTTTCACAGTCAAAACGAAAAAGATGATCTTGATGATGTCAGGGCAAGTATGGATCGCATCAGCACACTGGCACTTTCTCAAGAGGTTCAAACTGAAACCGTCATCCTTGAAGACGCATCTCACAATACGGTCAAAACGTTTCTCGCCGGTATCGATACCGATGTGATATTCTGCTGTACACGCAAACATAAAAGTCCTATCATCGGCTCCTTCAGCGAAGCATTAACGAAAATGGATCTCAATGCGGATATCGCCATTGTACGTATCGTCAATATAAGTGCAATTGTAGATATTGACAAGATGATCCTTTCTATCAAAGAGGATAGACTTTCGGTCAAAAAATTCGCCTTTTTTGCCTCTATGGCTTCTACCTATCAAGCTGAAGGAGAGATCTATGCTGTATCGGTGATGTCAAGAATGGCACTCTCTGCCGTTGATATACACAAAGCCAGAATACGGATCGGAGAGATCAACTACAATCTCCGGCATTATATGAAACTCTCACACTTTATGCCCTTCACGCTCCATATCGAACACGGTTTTACTGAAAATGAAACCCAGAGCGTTCTTACCCATATTGCCAAATCCACGGCACAATTGGTGATTATCGGTGCCCGGCGGCTCTCATTCACCTCTGTGTTCAACAGGGAGATGCCTATAGAGAAACTCATGTGTGAGGCCTCTGTCAATACCATTGCCTACTATCCCAAAGAGAGGTAAAGATGCAACCTTACAGACTGGACGAAAAGGCGCTCTATGAGAAGTTCCAGACCAGGGCAGAAGGACTGACCGATAAAGAAGCTGAGCGCCGATTAGAGAGTTTTGGACCCAATGAGATAGAAAGTGGCAGAAAAAAGAGTTATCTCAAAGCCTATTTCAAACAGTATGTACAATTCTTCGCTATTCTCTTGGAAGTCGCTTCGCTTTTAGCCTTTATCGCTGACTTCTATGTTCCGGATCAAGGCAATGATATTCTGGGTTATGCCATTATCGTTGCTGTGATCATCAATGCCACATTTACCTTTTGGCAGGAGTATAAAGCAGATAGATCCATGGAAGCACTGCTTAGCCTCATGCCTACCATGATTACGGTACTACGGGAAGGAAGCAGACTGACCGTCGATGCCAAAATGCTGGTCCCAGGAGACATCATTCTACTTGAAGAGGGAGATAAGATCGCTGCTGACGCTGTCCTCACAGAGCAAACTAAACTCTACATCAATACTTCTGCCCTGAACGGTGAGTCAAAACCCACCAAACGGGAGCTTGGAGACCAGAGCAGTGCGACAAGGCCCCTGGATGCCACAAATATGGTTTTTGCAGGAACCACTGTCGTATCAGGCAGTGGAAGCGCTATTGTCACGGCCACAGGACAGGCAACGGAATTCGGTAAGATCGCAACACTGACCAAGAATGTCGAGAAAACCCTGACACCAATGCAAAAAGAGGTGATCCATATCACCCGTATCCTCACCGTGATTGCTTTGGCGATGGGTATGGTCTTTTTTCTTTTAGGCATATTCTCTCATCAAAGTCTTCTCATGGCGGGTATCTTCGCACTCTCACTTATCGTAGCCAATGTCCCGGAGGGTCTGCTTCCTACGATCACCCTTTCCCTCTCCCTTGCTTCCCAGCGTATGGCACGGCGCAATGCACTGATCAAAAATCTGGACTCGGTCCAGACCTTGGGAAGTGTTACAGTGATCTGTACCGATAAGACAGGCACCCTGACCTATAACGAAATGACACTCAAAGAGCTCACTTTGGCAGGAGGAGAAGAAGTGACGCTCAGCGGTGAAGGCTATGCCACCGAGGGAGATTTCAGTTTTGAGCATAAAAACGAAAGTACCCGATCCCGTATGGAGGAACTGTTGCTCGCCGGAGCAGTGAACTCCCGCGCCCGCATCGAAGAGGGAAAGCTGTTCGGAGACCCGACAGAGCTTGCCATTGTTGCAGCCGCCCAAAAGGCGGATATTGACATCAATGCCTGTGAAAAAAACAGTGAGATCCCCTTTACAAGTGAACGAAAGATGATGTCTACCACCTGTGTCATATCGGGCGAAGAGAGACTCTATGCCAAAGGGGCCACAGAAGTCATCTTTAAGAAGAGTACGCATTTTGTGGACAAAGACGGTAGTGTCAAACCCTTTGATGATGAAAGTAAAAAACATCTGCAGCAAAGAGCCGAAGCGTATGAAAATGAAGCCTACCGTGTTTTGGCTATCGCAAAAAATCACACTACACAGGAGGAAGGCTTGACACTCTTGGGGATCATTGCCATGATGGACCTGCCAAGAGCGGAGGTCAAAGAAGCCATAGCACAGTGTAAAGCAGCAGGTATCCGTACCATGATGATCACCGGGGACAACCCTACCACAGCACAGGCCATTGCCAAAAAGATCGATCTCGATTTTGATGCCGTGCTGACAGGACCTGAAGTGGAACAACTCAGTGAAAGGGCATTGGAAACACGGCTCAAAAATGAGACCCTTCTCTTTGCCCGTATGGCAAGCAGCCAAAAACTGAAGATCGCCACAGCCCTGCAGTACAGCGGAGAGGTGGTGGCAATGACCGGTGATGGGGTCAACGATGCCCCGGCACTGAAACGGGCCGATATCGGGATCGCTATGGGTAGTGCGGGAACCGATGTTGCCAAAGAGTCTGCCGATATGATCCTGCTTGACAACAACTTTACCTCTATTGTCGCTGCTATCGAAGAAGGACGCACCGTTTACTTTAATATCAAGAAATTTGTCACCTATATCCTGTCATCCAATGTTCCCGAGATCGTTCCCTACATTCTTCAGTTTTTCTTCAAGATCCCGATGCCGCTCTCCGTGATCCAGATCCTCTCTATAGACCTGGGGTCCGATATGCTCCCGGGCCTGGCACTGGGAAGCGAAAAGCCTGAAAAGAACATCATGAAGCGTCCACCCGTGGGAAGCAGTGAGAAGATCCTGGACTGGGAAGTCTTCAAACGGGGCTACTTCTTTATCGGTATCATCGAAGCGACCGCCGCCATGGTCGCTTTCATCAGTTTTTTAGTGCTTCATGGCTGGCAATACGGTACAGTCGAACTCAATGATCCTCTGCTGCATTCGCAGGCAATGACGATGACCCTTCTGGGCGCTGTCAGCTGCCAACTGGTCAATGTTTGGACGATGCGAAGCTGGGAGTTCTCCGCCTGGAGTGTCGGCTGGACGAATAACAGGCTGCTTCTGGGCGCAATGGTCATGGAGTTTCTCTGGATATGGATGCTTCTGGGTTTTGAACCGGTACAAAAAGTGTTTCATACGGCCTACATACCGCCAAGAGAACTTTGGATCCTGCTCCCCTTCCCGATCATCCTTTTCATCAGCCATGAGTTCTACAAATGGCGAAAACGGGTGCAAAAAGGGATCTCCTGATCGTATGTAAAATAAAGAATGTTGATTGTCACAGAGACTAAACCAATTTCTCCTGTCCCAGACGATACAGTGCAAAATCATATTTGATCGGGTCTTTTGGATCAAAGGTACGCAAGGTATCTGTCAATGCGATACTGGCCTTCATATCATACGTTTTGCGTTTGAGCAAGCCCAAACGTCTTGAGACCTGAAAGGTATGTGTGTCCAGAGGCATGAGCAGATCTTTTTTGTCTATCTTGGACCATAGACCCATATCTAACGCATCT
The sequence above is drawn from the Sulfurovum sp. TSL1 genome and encodes:
- a CDS encoding cation-transporting P-type ATPase; translated protein: MQPYRLDEKALYEKFQTRAEGLTDKEAERRLESFGPNEIESGRKKSYLKAYFKQYVQFFAILLEVASLLAFIADFYVPDQGNDILGYAIIVAVIINATFTFWQEYKADRSMEALLSLMPTMITVLREGSRLTVDAKMLVPGDIILLEEGDKIAADAVLTEQTKLYINTSALNGESKPTKRELGDQSSATRPLDATNMVFAGTTVVSGSGSAIVTATGQATEFGKIATLTKNVEKTLTPMQKEVIHITRILTVIALAMGMVFFLLGIFSHQSLLMAGIFALSLIVANVPEGLLPTITLSLSLASQRMARRNALIKNLDSVQTLGSVTVICTDKTGTLTYNEMTLKELTLAGGEEVTLSGEGYATEGDFSFEHKNESTRSRMEELLLAGAVNSRARIEEGKLFGDPTELAIVAAAQKADIDINACEKNSEIPFTSERKMMSTTCVISGEERLYAKGATEVIFKKSTHFVDKDGSVKPFDDESKKHLQQRAEAYENEAYRVLAIAKNHTTQEEGLTLLGIIAMMDLPRAEVKEAIAQCKAAGIRTMMITGDNPTTAQAIAKKIDLDFDAVLTGPEVEQLSERALETRLKNETLLFARMASSQKLKIATALQYSGEVVAMTGDGVNDAPALKRADIGIAMGSAGTDVAKESADMILLDNNFTSIVAAIEEGRTVYFNIKKFVTYILSSNVPEIVPYILQFFFKIPMPLSVIQILSIDLGSDMLPGLALGSEKPEKNIMKRPPVGSSEKILDWEVFKRGYFFIGIIEATAAMVAFISFLVLHGWQYGTVELNDPLLHSQAMTMTLLGAVSCQLVNVWTMRSWEFSAWSVGWTNNRLLLGAMVMEFLWIWMLLGFEPVQKVFHTAYIPPRELWILLPFPIILFISHEFYKWRKRVQKGIS
- a CDS encoding universal stress protein, whose translation is MKVIAALNGTITAESMALYALRYAKGQDLPLLLFHSQNEKDDLDDVRASMDRISTLALSQEVQTETVILEDASHNTVKTFLAGIDTDVIFCCTRKHKSPIIGSFSEALTKMDLNADIAIVRIVNISAIVDIDKMILSIKEDRLSVKKFAFFASMASTYQAEGEIYAVSVMSRMALSAVDIHKARIRIGEINYNLRHYMKLSHFMPFTLHIEHGFTENETQSVLTHIAKSTAQLVIIGARRLSFTSVFNREMPIEKLMCEASVNTIAYYPKER